A genomic segment from Portunus trituberculatus isolate SZX2019 chromosome 14, ASM1759143v1, whole genome shotgun sequence encodes:
- the LOC123503724 gene encoding GPN-loop GTPase 2-like: METRFGQVVLGPPGSGKTTYCKAMARMLQSLGRKVAVINLDPANDAVPYEAAADIQELVQVEEVMAMQGVGPNGALVFCMELLEVNMSWLINKLKQFPKHYLIFDFPGQAELYSHHTMVRSILSALEKEGARLCTVYLVDSHYANDPGKYISAVMLTLNSMLMMELPTVNILSKVDAVEKYGSLDMGLDFYTEVMDLDYLLDYLGDAPGTRKYHKLNKAMAEVVTDYSLVSFIPVSVESHSTLLGAMKAIDKANGYIYGSGEERNIQRLLSCAVGAEWEHERIGVPRDTFMRNEEEEEEENEENFESVLEMLARQNQKP; this comes from the exons ATGGAGACTCGGTTTGGCCAAGTAGTGCTTGGGCCTCCAGGCAGTGGGAAGACTACCTATTGTAAGGCAATGGCCAGGATGCTGCAAAGTCTGGGTCGTAAGGTAGCTGTCATAAATCTAG ATCCAGCAAATGATGCAGTGCCATATGAGGCAGCAGCAGACATCCAGGAGCtggtgcaggtggaggaggtgatggccaTGCAGGGTGTGGGGCCCAATGGAGCACTGGTGTTCTGCATGGAACTCTTGGAAGTCAATATGTCTTGGCTAATCAACAAGCTAAAACAGTTTCCAAAACACTATTTGATATTTGATTTCCCAGGACAG GCTGAGCTGTACTCTCACCATACAATGGTTCGCAGTATTCTGTCTGCCTTGGAGAAGGAGGGAGCACGTCTTTGCACAGTGTACTTAGTAGACTCACATTATGCTAATGATCCAG GAAAATATATTTCTGCTGTCATGCTGACTTTAAATAGTATGCTAATGATGGAACTGCCAACTGTCAACATACTATCAAAG GTGGATGCAGTAGAGAAATATGGTAGTCTGGATATGGGTCTGGATTTCTACACTGAAGTCATGGACCTGGACTATTTATTGGACTACCTAGGAGATGCTCCAGGCACCAGGAAGTACCACAAGCTCAACAAGGCCATGGCAGAAGTGGTGACGGACTATTCCCTGGTTTCCTTTATACCAGTCAGTGTGGAGAGTCATTCCACACTACTTGGTGCTATGAAG GCGATAGACAAGGCCAATGGGTACATCTACGGCTCAGGAGAGGAGCGTAACATTCAGCGCCTCCTGTCGTGTGCTGTGGGAGCTGAGTGGGAGCATGAACGCATTGGAGTACCTCGAGACACCTTCatgagaaacgaggaggaggaagaggaagaaaatgaggaaaattttGAATCTGTGCTAGAAATGTTAGCAAGACAAAATCAAAAGCCTTGA
- the LOC123503443 gene encoding uncharacterized protein LOC123503443 — translation MCKNLLLTMWMYLKAIYIPSQIGMASLFKENPDRPNCVHSKIFAKLINGVHTEFAVLVYSNRIFVTVSQCGKIGNLFSVHQESSQDKGAFSAKALTIFTIKCLLGVDSEETEQSVRLLAEKLDTSLPLLISLTLPSLDRSTTVQVAEALLEKRCW, via the exons ATGTGTAAAAATCTGCTGCTCACCATGTGGATGTATTTAAAGGCTATTTATATTCCCTCTCAGATTGGTATGGCATCGTTGTTTAAGGAGAATCCAGATCGGCCCAACTGTGTGCACTCTAAAATCTTTGCCAAGCTGATCAATGGTGTACACACTGAGTTTGCTGTCTTGGTGTACAG CAATCGGATCTTTGTAACTGTTAGTCAGTGTGGGAAGATTGGGAACCTCTTCAGTGTCCATCAGGAATCCTCACAGGACAAGGGTGCCTTTTCTGCCAAGGCATTAACCATCTTTACCATAAA GTGTCTCCTTGGAGTGGACTCGGAGGAGACAGAACAGTCTGTTCGATTGTTGGCAGAGAAACTTGATACATCTCTGCCGTTACTGATATCCCTCACCCTGCCTTCCCTTGACCGCTCCACAACTGTACAGGTTGCAGAAGCTTTACTGGAGAAAAGGTGTTGGTAG